A region of Streptomyces paludis DNA encodes the following proteins:
- a CDS encoding DUF2277 domain-containing protein: MCRSIKTLRPPVLPGEATEDDMRAAALQYVRKVSGFRAPAAHNQEVFERAVEEITAATARLLDGIEVRGRGADRGVRPPTPAMPSPGPACG, translated from the coding sequence ATGTGCCGCAGTATCAAGACCCTCCGTCCACCCGTGCTCCCCGGTGAGGCCACCGAGGACGACATGCGGGCCGCCGCGCTTCAGTACGTACGCAAGGTGTCCGGCTTCCGGGCGCCCGCCGCGCACAATCAGGAGGTGTTCGAGCGGGCCGTCGAGGAGATCACGGCCGCCACCGCCCGGCTCCTCGACGGGATCGAGGTGCGGGGGCGGGGGGCGGATCGGGGCGTACGCCCTCCTACGCCGGCGATGCCGTCCCCGGGCCCGGCCTGCGGATGA
- a CDS encoding GntR family transcriptional regulator: MAPRVRREPPPFVQIADHFRQRIVDGELAPDAKLPSIAAISEEWGVATATAAKGIKQLQAEGYVRSSTQGTFVDLGARQTTGADRVRMLRVGGSGLRAGERVEIIGAEVVPAPSDVAGVLGLAEGAPVVRRRRRYEDEGGVVALSTSWLPGELAGDAPELIAAEPLPRMTFGLVEERTGRRTVRRRDVVSLEPVGREDAALLGVEPGVAVLMMANCYWDQDGSVTEYAIDLLGPGRHLSAEYDVS; the protein is encoded by the coding sequence ATGGCGCCACGAGTGCGGCGCGAGCCGCCGCCGTTCGTTCAGATCGCGGATCACTTTCGACAGCGGATCGTTGACGGGGAACTCGCGCCGGACGCGAAGCTGCCGTCCATCGCCGCGATTTCCGAGGAGTGGGGCGTGGCCACGGCCACGGCGGCCAAGGGGATCAAGCAGCTTCAGGCCGAGGGATACGTACGGTCGTCGACTCAGGGGACCTTCGTGGACCTGGGGGCGCGGCAGACGACCGGGGCGGACCGGGTGCGGATGTTGCGGGTCGGGGGAAGCGGGCTGCGGGCCGGGGAGCGGGTGGAGATCATCGGCGCGGAGGTGGTTCCTGCGCCGTCCGATGTGGCAGGGGTGCTGGGGCTGGCGGAGGGTGCTCCGGTGGTGCGGCGTCGGCGGCGGTACGAGGACGAGGGCGGCGTGGTGGCGCTGTCCACCTCCTGGCTGCCGGGGGAGCTGGCGGGCGACGCGCCCGAGCTGATCGCGGCGGAGCCGCTGCCGAGGATGACGTTCGGCCTGGTGGAGGAGCGCACCGGGCGGCGTACGGTCCGGCGGCGGGATGTCGTGTCGCTGGAGCCGGTCGGGCGCGAGGACGCCGCCCTGTTGGGGGTCGAGCCGGGAGTCGCCGTTCTGATGATGGCCAATTGCTACTGGGACCAGGACGGTTCGGTGACGGAGTACGCCATCGACCTGCTCGGCCCCGGCCGCCACCTCTCGGCCGAATACGACGTGTCCTGA
- a CDS encoding HAD-IA family hydrolase — translation MTPAAPVLTARALLLDMDGTLVNSDAAVERSWGVWADENGFTLDEVMKVSHGRQAHATMAVLLPDRPAERNLADNRAMLARETADTDGVVPVPGAPAFLAALAGLPHALVTSADAALAGARMAAADLPVPAVRVTAEDVTASKPDPEGFLLGAATLGIAPADCVVFEDSEAGILAARAAGMRVVGVGPRAADLGPDAHVEDLTRLRVTAAPSGGIALYLTEPAPVPTA, via the coding sequence ATGACGCCCGCCGCCCCCGTCCTCACCGCCCGCGCCCTGCTGCTGGACATGGACGGCACGCTCGTCAACTCGGACGCCGCCGTGGAGCGCTCCTGGGGTGTCTGGGCCGACGAGAACGGCTTCACCCTCGACGAGGTCATGAAGGTCTCGCACGGCCGTCAGGCGCACGCCACCATGGCCGTACTCCTCCCGGACCGTCCGGCCGAGCGGAACCTCGCCGACAACCGCGCCATGCTCGCCAGGGAGACCGCCGACACGGACGGGGTGGTGCCGGTCCCCGGCGCTCCCGCCTTCCTGGCCGCCCTCGCCGGTCTGCCGCACGCCCTGGTCACCTCGGCCGACGCGGCTCTCGCCGGGGCCCGGATGGCGGCGGCGGACCTGCCGGTGCCGGCGGTCCGCGTCACCGCCGAGGACGTCACGGCGAGCAAGCCCGACCCGGAGGGCTTCCTCCTCGGCGCGGCCACCCTGGGCATCGCCCCGGCGGACTGCGTGGTCTTTGAAGACTCCGAGGCCGGCATCCTGGCGGCGCGCGCGGCGGGCATGCGCGTGGTCGGCGTGGGCCCGCGGGCGGCGGACCTGGGCCCGGACGCGCACGTCGAGGACCTCACGCGGCTGCGGGTGACGGCCGCGCCGTCGGGCGGCATCGCCCTGTACTTGACCGAGCCGGCCCCCGTACCCACCGCCTGA
- a CDS encoding DoxX family protein has translation MNSSPTPSSASGAASGATLNARLQQAQPYALGLFRIVTGLLFTCHGAGSLFGAFGRETAAAGSWPGWYAAVIELVGGALVLLGLGTRVAALIASGAMAYAYFSVHQEGGLFPIQNGGELSAMFSWAFLLLVFTGPGAFALDHLFGSRGPGQSVRDDGNDRTSVSA, from the coding sequence ATGAACTCCTCCCCCACGCCCTCCTCCGCTTCCGGTGCCGCTTCCGGCGCCACCCTCAACGCGCGTCTCCAGCAGGCGCAGCCGTACGCGCTCGGGCTGTTCCGTATCGTCACCGGCCTCCTCTTCACCTGCCACGGCGCCGGTTCGCTCTTCGGCGCCTTCGGCAGGGAGACGGCCGCCGCCGGGAGCTGGCCGGGCTGGTACGCGGCGGTCATCGAACTGGTCGGCGGCGCGCTGGTGCTGCTCGGGCTCGGCACCCGGGTGGCCGCGCTGATCGCCTCCGGGGCCATGGCGTACGCCTACTTCAGCGTGCACCAGGAAGGCGGCCTCTTCCCCATCCAGAACGGCGGCGAGCTGTCGGCCATGTTCAGCTGGGCGTTCCTGCTGCTCGTCTTCACCGGCCCGGGCGCGTTCGCGCTTGACCACCTGTTCGGTTCGCGTGGACCGGGCCAGTCGGTACGGGACGACGGGAACGACCGCACGTCGGTCTCCGCGTAA
- a CDS encoding ABC transporter permease: protein MLLRVDFTFGVVLGLLLVAAVTVAALAHLGRGREMAVAGVRAALQLGAVSLAIGWVVGSVPPLAGFVALMYAVAVRTAGRRVTPNRTWWWAALPIGAGVAPVMAVLLLTGVVPAKGIAVIPTTGILIGGALTATVLSGRRALDELHTRKGEVEAGLALGLLDRDARMEVARPAAGDALLPGLDQTRTVGIVTLPGAFVGMLLGGASPVLAGAVQLFVLVALMAVQAVAVSVVLELVTRGRLNRDE from the coding sequence GTGCTGCTGCGGGTCGATTTCACGTTCGGGGTCGTGCTCGGCCTGCTCCTGGTCGCGGCCGTGACCGTCGCCGCGCTCGCGCATCTGGGCCGGGGCCGGGAGATGGCCGTCGCCGGGGTGCGCGCCGCGCTCCAACTCGGCGCGGTCTCGCTGGCGATCGGCTGGGTCGTCGGCTCCGTACCGCCGCTGGCCGGGTTCGTCGCGCTGATGTACGCGGTCGCCGTACGGACCGCCGGGCGGCGGGTCACCCCGAACCGGACGTGGTGGTGGGCGGCCCTGCCGATCGGGGCGGGGGTCGCGCCGGTGATGGCCGTACTGCTGCTCACCGGGGTCGTCCCGGCCAAGGGCATCGCGGTGATCCCGACCACCGGCATCCTCATCGGCGGCGCGCTCACCGCGACCGTACTGAGCGGGCGCCGCGCCCTGGACGAACTGCACACGCGCAAGGGCGAGGTCGAGGCGGGGCTCGCGCTGGGGCTGCTCGACCGCGACGCCCGGATGGAGGTCGCGCGGCCGGCCGCGGGGGACGCGCTGCTGCCGGGGCTCGACCAGACGCGGACGGTGGGGATCGTGACGCTGCCCGGGGCGTTCGTGGGCATGCTGCTGGGCGGGGCGTCGCCGGTGCTGGCGGGCGCGGTGCAGCTCTTCGTGCTGGTGGCGCTGATGGCGGTGCAGGCGGTGGCGGTGAGCGTGGTGCTGGAGCTGGTGACCAGGGGACGGCTGAACCGGGACGAGTGA
- a CDS encoding GntR family transcriptional regulator, with product MLLGPGRFGDGVRHRPARPRPPPLGRIRRVLMRRRRAVERLAQGGWADGRSVWEVDDPGRAPVVDRVRVGEEPAPERVARVLDVAGGDAVCVRRRRYVLEGKPVMLAASYLPAALVAETAVAEIDTGAGGIYARLAEIGCAPVRFREEVRSRMPLPEEARELGLPGGTPVVLVCRTAFADGGRAVEVNEMVLDSAAYVLEYGFDA from the coding sequence TTGCTACTGGGACCAGGACGGTTCGGTGACGGAGTACGCCATCGACCTGCTCGGCCCCGGCCGCCACCTCTCGGCCGAATACGACGTGTCCTGATGCGGCGGCGGCGCGCGGTGGAGCGGCTGGCCCAAGGCGGGTGGGCGGACGGTCGGTCCGTGTGGGAGGTGGATGATCCGGGGCGGGCGCCGGTCGTGGATCGGGTGCGGGTGGGGGAGGAGCCCGCGCCGGAGCGGGTCGCGCGGGTGCTTGATGTGGCCGGTGGTGACGCCGTGTGCGTGCGGCGGCGGAGGTATGTGCTGGAGGGGAAGCCCGTGATGCTGGCCGCCAGCTATCTGCCGGCCGCGCTCGTCGCCGAGACGGCGGTGGCCGAGATCGATACCGGGGCCGGTGGGATCTACGCGCGGCTGGCGGAGATCGGGTGCGCGCCCGTGCGCTTCCGGGAGGAGGTACGGTCGCGGATGCCGTTGCCGGAGGAGGCCCGGGAGCTGGGGCTTCCGGGCGGGACGCCCGTCGTGCTGGTCTGCCGGACCGCGTTCGCCGACGGGGGCCGGGCCGTCGAGGTCAATGAGATGGTCCTCGACTCCGCCGCCTATGTGCTGGAGTACGGCTTCGACGCGTAG
- a CDS encoding LacI family DNA-binding transcriptional regulator, whose amino-acid sequence MRDETSAGRVTLAQVASQAGVSLSTVSKVLNGRPDVSAPTRVKVEELLDNHGYRRSTPTAPEAPLIEVVFHELDSTWSMALIRGVQNVAKETGVSVVLTETGTRHSPGADWVEGVLRRRPLGVVLVFSTLPDDLKKKLWSRAIPFVIIDPAGDPEPDVPSVGSANWAGGLAATRHLIELGHRRIAVITGPEDMLCSLARLDGFRSAMGMAGLTPDPALTRFGDFHVRSGHAHALDLLGAPAGTRPTAIFAGSDLQALGVLEAARVLGLRIPEDLSVVGYDDIPPAQWSSPALTTVHQPLVEMAEEAARMLLRLRRSDRTDRPGSPPQPSGADQADTRIEFGTRLVVRDSTAPPPGA is encoded by the coding sequence ATGCGTGATGAGACGAGTGCAGGCCGGGTCACCCTGGCTCAGGTGGCTTCGCAAGCCGGGGTATCTCTTTCGACAGTTTCGAAAGTCCTCAACGGGCGCCCCGATGTCTCCGCACCCACCCGGGTCAAGGTCGAGGAGCTGCTCGACAACCACGGCTACCGGCGCTCCACCCCCACCGCGCCCGAGGCGCCGCTCATCGAGGTCGTCTTCCACGAGCTGGACAGCACCTGGTCGATGGCGCTGATCAGGGGCGTCCAGAACGTCGCGAAGGAGACGGGGGTGAGCGTCGTCCTCACCGAGACCGGCACCCGCCACTCGCCGGGCGCGGACTGGGTCGAGGGCGTGCTGCGCCGCCGTCCGCTGGGGGTGGTCCTCGTCTTCTCCACGCTCCCCGACGACCTCAAGAAGAAGCTCTGGTCCCGGGCCATCCCGTTCGTGATCATCGACCCGGCGGGCGATCCGGAACCCGACGTACCGTCCGTGGGCTCGGCGAACTGGGCGGGCGGCCTGGCCGCGACCCGCCATCTCATCGAACTCGGCCACCGCCGGATCGCCGTCATCACCGGGCCCGAGGACATGCTCTGCTCGCTGGCCCGGCTGGACGGCTTCCGCTCGGCGATGGGCATGGCCGGCCTGACCCCGGACCCGGCGCTGACGCGCTTCGGCGACTTCCACGTACGGTCGGGCCACGCCCACGCGCTGGACCTCCTCGGCGCCCCGGCCGGCACCCGCCCCACCGCGATCTTCGCGGGCAGCGACCTCCAGGCCCTGGGCGTCCTGGAGGCGGCCCGCGTGCTGGGCCTGCGCATCCCGGAGGACCTCTCGGTCGTCGGCTACGACGACATTCCCCCGGCCCAGTGGTCCAGCCCCGCCCTCACCACGGTCCACCAGCCCCTGGTCGAAATGGCCGAGGAAGCCGCCCGCATGCTCCTCCGCCTCCGCCGCTCCGACCGCACGGACCGCCCGGGATCCCCGCCCCAGCCCTCAGGCGCCGACCAGGCCGACACCCGCATCGAATTCGGCACCCGCCTGGTCGTACGCGACAGCACGGCCCCACCGCCGGGCGCGTAG
- a CDS encoding DedA family protein — translation MLESLGMLTGSPWIYAVVALSVLLDVFLPLLPSGVLVITAATAAAAGSTTVVGAAGKVAVAQAQEVPSLLLLMLCAFTASVLGDLVAFRLARRRDGRVARTIARSRRLTTAQERLGGALSAGGGALVVVARFAPAGRSVVSLSAGVAHRRLKEFLPWSVLAAVAWTGYSAGLGYLGGQWLGASWFGAAISVLALFAAGSLAAYFIRRPGPGTASPA, via the coding sequence GTGTTGGAGAGTCTGGGCATGCTGACCGGCAGCCCATGGATCTACGCCGTCGTCGCTCTCTCCGTGCTCCTCGACGTCTTTCTCCCCCTGCTGCCCAGCGGCGTTCTGGTGATCACCGCGGCCACGGCCGCGGCGGCCGGTTCAACAACGGTCGTGGGCGCGGCCGGGAAGGTCGCCGTCGCGCAGGCGCAGGAGGTGCCGTCGCTGCTGCTGCTGATGCTGTGCGCGTTCACGGCGTCCGTGCTCGGCGATCTGGTCGCCTTCCGGCTGGCGCGCCGCCGCGACGGCCGGGTCGCGCGTACGATCGCCCGCTCCCGCCGGCTGACGACCGCTCAGGAACGCCTGGGCGGCGCGCTCAGCGCGGGCGGCGGCGCCCTGGTCGTGGTCGCCCGCTTCGCCCCGGCGGGCCGCTCGGTGGTCTCCCTGAGCGCGGGCGTGGCACACCGCCGCCTCAAGGAGTTCCTGCCCTGGTCGGTACTGGCGGCCGTGGCCTGGACGGGGTACAGCGCGGGCCTCGGCTACCTCGGCGGCCAGTGGCTCGGCGCGAGCTGGTTCGGCGCGGCGATCTCGGTGCTGGCGCTCTTCGCGGCGGGTTCTCTGGCGGCGTACTTCATCCGCAGGCCGGGCCCGGGGACGGCATCGCCGGCGTAG
- a CDS encoding HNH endonuclease family protein, translating into MSRVYARQMPRFVILLLTAALALVATLVTAPAAVAAMPTPVSAATARTYLGTLTVAAEGSTSGYSRDLFPHWITQSGTCNTREVVLKRDGTNVVQDAACAAVSGNWYSEYDGATTTTSSSFDIDHMVPLAEAWRSGASSWTTAQRQAFANDLTRPQLIAVSASSNRSKGDSDPAKWLPTRTAYQCTYVRAWVQVKYYYNLTVDSAEKTKLTSVLSGC; encoded by the coding sequence ATGTCACGTGTCTACGCGCGTCAAATGCCGCGCTTCGTCATCCTCCTGCTCACGGCGGCCCTCGCGCTCGTCGCCACCCTGGTCACCGCGCCCGCCGCCGTGGCGGCCATGCCGACCCCGGTGTCCGCCGCCACCGCCCGTACCTACCTCGGCACGCTCACCGTGGCGGCGGAAGGTTCCACCAGCGGTTACAGCCGCGACCTGTTCCCGCACTGGATCACCCAGTCGGGCACCTGCAACACCCGTGAGGTCGTGCTCAAGCGCGACGGCACGAACGTCGTCCAGGACGCCGCCTGCGCCGCCGTCAGCGGCAACTGGTACTCCGAGTACGACGGCGCCACCACGACCACCTCGTCCAGCTTCGACATCGACCACATGGTGCCGCTCGCCGAGGCATGGCGCTCCGGCGCCAGCAGCTGGACCACCGCCCAGCGCCAGGCGTTCGCCAACGACCTGACCCGCCCCCAGCTCATCGCCGTGTCGGCCAGCTCCAACCGGTCCAAGGGCGACAGCGACCCGGCCAAGTGGCTGCCGACGCGTACCGCCTACCAGTGCACATACGTCCGCGCCTGGGTGCAGGTGAAGTACTACTACAACCTCACCGTCGACTCGGCCGAGAAGACCAAGCTCACCAGCGTCCTCAGCGGCTGCTGA
- a CDS encoding extracellular solute-binding protein — protein MATLTHRARFSRTTTATLVLALGLGLAACGGGSGSSGGAKEFHVLVYGDAANKVEKRIVATFNKTSDVKAVLDTVPGADYQQKLQTVINTPQAPDVFFNWGGGSIQPFVKADLLLPLDGMVAEEPKLASSFLPSVFDTAKVDGKAYGVPMRGTQPVLLFNNAKVLADAGTQPPGTWAELLDSVKKLKAKGVTPIALGGGDQWPTLMWFEYLYDRVAGPELFKKALAGDKEAWASEDSRKALSMLRELVDAGAFGTNYDSVKFTDGGSPALLATGKAGFELMGSWAFSTQQETSPEFAKNGLGYTAFPTIEGGKGDPANLVGNTNNFYSVLKKTKHADAIADFLKLMYSDEFVKEQLAIGNLPTTTNTAKFLDSADNSAYLKYQFDLVDKAPAFQLSWDQAYLQTNATPMHQAIQQFFNGRLDADGFIKAMQALSTE, from the coding sequence ATGGCAACGCTGACACATCGCGCACGGTTTTCTCGAACCACGACGGCAACGCTGGTGCTCGCGCTCGGGCTGGGCCTCGCCGCCTGCGGTGGCGGCAGCGGATCGTCCGGCGGCGCCAAGGAGTTCCACGTACTCGTCTACGGCGACGCCGCCAACAAGGTCGAGAAGCGGATCGTCGCGACGTTCAACAAGACCTCCGACGTCAAGGCCGTCCTGGACACCGTCCCCGGCGCCGACTACCAGCAGAAGCTCCAGACCGTCATCAACACCCCCCAGGCCCCCGACGTCTTCTTCAACTGGGGCGGCGGCTCCATCCAGCCCTTCGTCAAGGCCGATCTGCTGCTGCCGCTCGACGGCATGGTCGCCGAGGAACCGAAGCTGGCGTCCAGCTTCCTGCCGTCCGTCTTCGACACCGCCAAGGTCGACGGCAAGGCGTACGGCGTCCCCATGCGCGGGACCCAGCCGGTGCTGCTGTTCAACAACGCCAAGGTACTCGCCGACGCGGGCACGCAGCCGCCCGGCACCTGGGCCGAACTCCTCGACTCCGTAAAGAAGTTGAAGGCCAAGGGCGTCACCCCCATCGCCCTCGGCGGTGGCGACCAGTGGCCCACCCTGATGTGGTTCGAGTATCTGTACGACCGGGTCGCGGGCCCCGAGCTGTTCAAGAAGGCGCTGGCCGGCGACAAGGAGGCATGGGCGAGCGAGGACAGCCGCAAGGCGCTCTCCATGCTGCGCGAGCTGGTCGACGCGGGCGCGTTCGGCACCAACTACGACTCGGTGAAGTTCACCGACGGCGGCTCCCCCGCGCTCCTCGCCACCGGAAAGGCCGGCTTCGAGCTGATGGGCTCCTGGGCGTTCTCGACCCAGCAGGAGACCAGCCCCGAGTTCGCCAAGAACGGCCTCGGCTACACCGCGTTCCCCACCATCGAGGGCGGCAAGGGCGACCCCGCCAACCTCGTCGGCAACACCAACAACTTCTACTCCGTGCTGAAGAAGACCAAGCACGCCGACGCCATCGCCGACTTCCTCAAGCTCATGTACTCCGACGAGTTCGTGAAGGAGCAGCTGGCCATCGGCAATCTGCCCACCACCACGAACACCGCCAAGTTCCTGGACTCGGCCGACAACTCGGCCTATCTCAAGTACCAGTTCGACCTGGTCGACAAGGCGCCCGCCTTCCAGCTGTCGTGGGACCAGGCGTACCTCCAGACGAACGCCACGCCGATGCACCAGGCCATCCAGCAGTTCTTCAACGGCCGGCTCGACGCCGACGGCTTCATCAAGGCCATGCAGGCCCTGAGCACGGAGTGA
- a CDS encoding FAD/NAD(P)-binding protein: MSGPSASRHAHAPGVTALSDVRQPPSHSIAVVGAGPRGTSVLERLCASVPELAPDIPLTVHLIDPAPPGAGRVWRTDQSAELLMNTVASQVTVFTDESVTCEGPIRPGPSLYEWARTRPGERLGPDDYPNRAAYGRYLQWAFDRTVAEAPENVTVVVHRALAVRLDDEADTSAKNPAEDRNLSPADTPSSHTPAEPPPPAPTQTLTLDNGTTLSGLRAVVLAQGHLPVVSGQTEAALAEYATRHRLRYLPPANPADVDLSGVAAGEPVLLRGLGLNFFDHMALLTAGRGGLFTRDAEGVLVYHPSGREPQLYAGSRRGVPYQARGDNEKGPSGRHEPLVLTPEVIAAFRERADGGDPPDFLREIWPLVAKEVEAVYYGATLRARKSTPDTRPPERYLADFLAGYLATPHGGAAESDLLDGAGFGPADRWSWELVSRPYGTETFRDPADHRAWLLDHLRADAAEAVLGNVAGPVKAALDVLRDLRNELRQIVDHSGISGVSRRDHLDRWYTPLNAFLSIGPPRRRVEEMAALVEAGVLDVIGPRTAVRAQDGAFAAESPDVPGSLVLATTLVEARLPEPDLRRNCDPLLSRLLKTGQCRPHTVGGYETGGLDVTQRPYLLIDRQGRPHPRRFAIGVPTEGVHWVTAAGARPGVDSVMLSDTDAVARAGLRTRAGDNPERTARNSPPPGPERDSQHKVELASID, translated from the coding sequence ATGAGCGGACCATCCGCATCCCGTCACGCCCATGCCCCGGGAGTCACCGCTTTGTCCGACGTACGGCAGCCTCCGTCCCATTCGATCGCCGTCGTCGGCGCCGGTCCCCGCGGCACCTCGGTCCTGGAGAGACTCTGCGCTTCCGTCCCCGAGCTGGCGCCCGACATACCCCTGACGGTGCATCTGATAGATCCGGCACCCCCGGGGGCGGGCCGCGTCTGGCGCACGGACCAGTCCGCCGAGCTGCTGATGAACACGGTCGCCTCGCAGGTCACCGTCTTCACCGACGAGAGCGTCACCTGCGAGGGGCCGATACGGCCGGGGCCGAGCCTGTACGAGTGGGCGCGGACCCGCCCGGGGGAGCGGCTGGGCCCCGACGACTATCCGAACCGGGCCGCGTACGGCCGTTACTTGCAGTGGGCCTTCGACCGGACGGTGGCGGAGGCCCCGGAGAACGTGACGGTCGTGGTGCACCGGGCGCTGGCGGTACGCCTGGACGACGAGGCGGACACGAGCGCGAAGAATCCGGCCGAGGACCGCAACCTCTCTCCCGCCGACACCCCTTCCTCCCACACTCCCGCCGAACCCCCTCCCCCCGCCCCCACCCAGACCCTGACCCTCGACAACGGCACGACCCTCTCCGGTCTCCGTGCCGTCGTTCTCGCCCAGGGCCATCTCCCGGTGGTGTCCGGCCAGACCGAGGCGGCCCTCGCCGAGTACGCGACGCGCCACCGGCTGCGCTATCTGCCGCCGGCCAACCCCGCCGATGTCGATCTCTCCGGGGTCGCCGCGGGGGAACCGGTGCTGCTGCGCGGGCTCGGGCTGAACTTCTTCGACCACATGGCGCTCCTGACGGCGGGCCGCGGCGGTCTGTTCACCCGGGACGCCGAAGGGGTGCTCGTCTACCACCCGTCGGGCCGCGAGCCGCAGCTGTACGCGGGGTCCCGGCGCGGGGTGCCGTACCAGGCGCGGGGCGACAACGAGAAGGGGCCGTCGGGGCGGCACGAACCGCTCGTACTGACGCCGGAGGTGATCGCGGCGTTCCGTGAGCGCGCGGACGGCGGCGATCCGCCGGACTTCCTGCGCGAGATCTGGCCGCTGGTCGCGAAGGAGGTGGAGGCGGTCTACTACGGCGCGACGCTGCGCGCGCGGAAGTCCACCCCCGACACCCGGCCCCCGGAGCGCTATCTCGCCGATTTCCTCGCCGGTTACCTCGCGACGCCCCACGGCGGCGCCGCCGAGTCGGACCTCCTCGACGGCGCGGGCTTCGGCCCGGCCGACCGCTGGTCGTGGGAGCTGGTCTCCCGGCCGTACGGTACGGAGACCTTCCGCGACCCGGCCGACCATCGCGCCTGGCTGCTGGACCATCTGCGGGCGGACGCGGCCGAGGCCGTGCTGGGCAATGTGGCGGGCCCGGTCAAGGCGGCGCTCGACGTCCTGCGGGACCTCCGTAACGAACTGCGGCAGATCGTGGACCACTCCGGGATCTCCGGTGTCTCCCGGCGCGACCATCTGGACCGCTGGTACACGCCGTTGAACGCCTTTCTGTCGATCGGGCCGCCGCGCCGCCGGGTCGAGGAGATGGCGGCGCTGGTCGAGGCCGGGGTGCTGGACGTCATCGGCCCGCGGACGGCCGTACGCGCGCAGGACGGCGCGTTCGCCGCCGAGTCGCCCGACGTACCGGGGTCGCTGGTGCTGGCGACGACGCTGGTGGAGGCGCGGCTGCCGGAACCGGACCTTCGGCGCAACTGCGATCCGTTGCTGTCGCGACTGCTGAAGACGGGTCAGTGCCGGCCGCACACGGTGGGCGGTTACGAGACCGGCGGGCTGGATGTCACCCAGCGCCCGTACCTCCTGATTGACCGTCAGGGACGGCCACACCCAAGGCGATTCGCCATCGGCGTGCCCACGGAGGGGGTGCACTGGGTGACGGCGGCGGGCGCCCGGCCGGGGGTCGACTCGGTGATGCTGTCGGACACGGACGCGGTGGCGCGTGCCGGTTTGCGAACGCGGGCGGGGGACAATCCGGAACGTACGGCCCGAAACAGCCCCCCACCCGGCCCCGAACGTGACAGCCAACACAAAGTTGAACTTGCAAGCATTGATTAG
- a CDS encoding TIGR03619 family F420-dependent LLM class oxidoreductase — protein MESSRLSRTAEETMRLGVVLPDGAPGADPRTVVALARHAEALGYAAVWLPDHPLPPAPYGPVYGGVFEPLTLLAHIAAVTDRITLGTSVLILPLRDPFLLAKQTATLERLAPGRVVLGVGVGWERSEFDALRVEFGDRGARTDEAIELIQRLHRTGGVGGADGTGFRGRFYAAESGVFEPRPTAPVPLMIGGTSDAALRRAARVGDMWQAFGLTPDEFTARKETLRTLAAGRRVRAGTVISLTDSDREIAALARYARRWEAAGAEQLGIHFGEPAGAVERMTEFMRRYGEEGARG, from the coding sequence ATGGAGTCATCCCGACTGTCGAGGACAGCAGAAGAGACCATGCGTCTGGGCGTCGTCCTGCCGGACGGGGCGCCGGGGGCCGACCCCCGCACCGTCGTCGCCCTCGCGCGGCACGCCGAGGCGCTCGGCTACGCCGCCGTATGGCTGCCGGACCATCCGCTGCCGCCGGCGCCGTACGGTCCCGTCTACGGCGGCGTCTTCGAGCCGCTCACGCTGCTCGCGCACATCGCGGCGGTCACGGACCGGATCACCCTCGGCACCTCCGTGCTCATCCTGCCGCTCCGGGATCCGTTCCTGCTCGCCAAGCAGACCGCCACGCTGGAACGGCTCGCGCCGGGGCGGGTCGTGCTGGGGGTCGGGGTCGGCTGGGAGCGGTCGGAGTTCGACGCGCTGCGGGTGGAGTTCGGCGACCGGGGCGCCCGTACGGACGAGGCCATCGAGCTGATCCAGCGGCTGCACCGCACGGGCGGCGTCGGGGGAGCGGACGGTACGGGCTTCCGGGGGCGTTTCTACGCGGCGGAGTCCGGTGTGTTCGAGCCCCGGCCGACCGCCCCCGTACCGCTGATGATCGGCGGAACGTCGGACGCGGCGCTGCGCAGGGCGGCGCGCGTCGGTGACATGTGGCAGGCGTTCGGGCTCACGCCGGACGAGTTCACGGCCCGGAAGGAGACGCTGCGCACGCTTGCCGCCGGGCGGCGGGTCCGGGCCGGGACCGTGATCTCGCTGACCGACTCCGACCGGGAGATCGCGGCGCTCGCGCGCTACGCGCGCCGGTGGGAGGCCGCCGGGGCCGAGCAGCTCGGCATCCACTTCGGTGAGCCGGCGGGCGCGGTGGAGCGCATGACGGAGTTCATGCGGCGGTACGGGGAGGAGGGCGCGCGGGGGTGA